Proteins from a genomic interval of Rattus norvegicus strain BN/NHsdMcwi chromosome 2, GRCr8, whole genome shotgun sequence:
- the Lrriq4 gene encoding leucine-rich repeat and IQ domain-containing protein 4, with the protein MWLLGFELRTSGRAVSALTTEPSLLSFLLLNTGSRCGQKGLELTLVLPRLPEFEIIDTFKSLTKELLRQEHLTQAPQRNDPHRVTDRTFFIDGSNQNLKTIPPEILALKELEEVHLENNQISEIPQGIQHLEKIKVLYLHNNSLQNLCQELGSLSNLESLDLSGNLLVLSSLQVICRLRTLRELRLYNTGLTEVPSGICKSLHHLELLGLSENYLESLPKEIVNQTKLREIYLKQNHFENFPCDLCVLCNLEVIDLDDNKLKTIPEDIGHLVRLQKFYVASNHLMGLPESLSHCRKLSVLDLTHNSIHSLPYSLEQLTELTEVGLSGNRLEKVPRLLCNWVSLHLLYLRNTSLHGLRRSFKHLVNLRFLDLSQNHIDHFPVQICTLKDLEILALDDNKVKQLPPAISSLSKLKILGLTGNDFVSFPEEIFSLVSLEKLYIGQDQGSKLSSLPENIKKLTNLKELYIENNQLEQLPASLGLMPNLEVLDCRHNLLRQLPDAICQTRDLRELLLEDNLLSRLPENLDHLVNLKVLTLTDNLMEDPPMEVCEQGNEAIWRHLKENRIRKVMATKIQAWWRGIMVRKGYGSYEELLKARKKGKSPPKDKKGKAAPKGKPAKGNKK; encoded by the exons atgtggttgctgggatttgaactcaggacctctggaagagcagtcagtgctttaaccactgagccatctctcctttctttccttcttctaaaCACAGGGTCTCGATGTGGGCAGaaaggccttgaactcacactcgTCCTTCCTCGGCTCCCTGA ATTTGAAATCATTGACACCTTCAAAAGCTTGACCAAGGAACTACTGAGACAAGAACATTTAACCCAGGCTCCTCAGAGAAATGACCCCCACCGGGTCACTGATAGAACATTTTTCATTGACGGTTCCAACCAGAATTTGAAGACCATCCCGCCAGAGATTTTggcattaaaagaattagaagaagtGCATCTGGAGAATAACCAGATCTCGGAAATTCCCCAGGGCATTCAGCACTTAGAGAAAATCAAGGTCCTCTACCTGCATAACAACAGCCTGCAAAATCTGTGCCAGGAGCTGGGGTCGCTGAGCAACCTGGAGTCGCTGGACCTGAGCGGCAACCTGCTGGTCCTCTCCTCGCTGCAGGTCATCTGCCGCCTCCGCACCCTTCGCGAGCTGAGGCTCTACAACACCGGCCTGACCGAGGTTCCCTCGGGCATCTGCAAATCCCTGCACCACCTAGAGCTGTTAGGTCTGTCAGAGAACTACCTGGAATCGCTGCCCAAGGAAATCGTGAACCAGACCAAGCTCAGGGAGATCTACCTGAAGCAGAATCACTTCGAGAATTTCCCTTGCGACCTATGTGTCCTCTGCAACCTGGAGGTGATCGATCTGGACGACAACAAGCTGAAGACCATCCCGGAAGACATCGGGCACCTAGTGAGGCTGCAGAAGTTCTACGTGGCGTCTAACCACCTGATGGGTCTACCGGAGTCTCTGAGCCACTGCCGCAAGCTGTCGGTGCTGGATTTGACCCACAACTCTATCCATTCCCTGCCCTACAGCCTGGAGCAACTCACGGAGCTCACGGAGGTGGGGCTGAGTGGCAACCGGCTGGAGAAGGTGCCGCGCCTGCTCTGCAACTGGGTATCGCTGCATCTGCTGTATCTGCGCAACACCAGCCTGCACGGGCTGCGGCGCTCCTTCAAGCACCTGGTCAACCTGCGCTTCCTGGACCTCAGCCAGAATCACATAGATCACTTTCCCGTGCAGATCTGCACACTCAAGGACCTGGAGATCCTGGCGCTGGATGATAACAAAGTGAAGCAG TTACCACCAGCCATAAGTTCGCTTTCTAAACTGAAGATCCTCGGGCTCACAGGAAATGACTTTGTGTCCTTCCCAGAGGAAATCTTTTCCTTAGTGTCCCTGGAGAAATTATATATCGGACAAGACCAGGGGTCTAAGCTTTCCTCTTTGCCAGAAAACATCAAGAAACTGACG AATCTTAAGGAGCTGTACATAGAGAACAACCAACTGGAACAGCTGCCGGCATCCTTGGGGTTAATGCCAAACCTGGAGGTTCTTGACTGCCGGCATAACCTTCTTAGGCAACTCCCAGATGCCATTTGCCAAACTCGAG ATTTGAGAGAGCTCCTGCTGGAAGACAATTTACTCAGTCGCCTCCCGGAGAACCTTGATCACCTGGTGAATCTCAAGGTCCTAACGCTGACCGACAACCTCATGGAGGACCCTCCCATGGAAGTGTGCGAGCAGGGCAACGAAGCCATATGGAGACACCTGAAGGAGAACAGAATCAGGAAAGTGATGGCCACCAAG ATTCAGGCGTGGTGGCGTGGAATCATGGTCCGGAAAGGATATGGATCCTACGAAGAGCTACTAAAAGCCCGGAAGAAAGGAAAATCCCCTCCAAAGGATAAGAAAGGAAAAGCAGCCCCAAAAGGAAAACCCGCAAAAgggaataaaaaataa